A genomic window from Betta splendens chromosome 17, fBetSpl5.4, whole genome shotgun sequence includes:
- the c8a gene encoding complement component C8 alpha chain: MGMFYHLVLVLCTLHVLFSYSPTVNASRRPWTSAGTSGAEGRKARAANRPAPVECKLGNWGSWSPCTSCTDKKFRFRYLEKPSQFQGTDCIDTLWEKLACPTATTKCMVPDYCGESFTCEGTGRCVSQSLRCNGDYDCEDLSDESGCASFNQRDDKCASILSIPGAERGTQGFHILSGELMDHVLDSKYFGGQCEYVYNGEWRKFAYDAFCENLHYNEDLKNFRKPYNYHSYRFVAEATSEGSSEYYEDALSLLNARKEERSGNAGFTVGVAYVEVGLKASAETTFLTNITKHRSQDSAFVRLSSKVQTARFKMRTDKLMLHEDFYVALMDLPEQYDFGMYSRLFNTFGTHYVTEGTMGGTLEYVLVLDKKSVLDSKLEGSEIGGCLGASLGLGKPFGTQVTAGLKLKGNLCGKTGDFQGETHASSVSVEDIVTLVKGGITYSSSGLLAIRNPDTYKAWGASLQYNPALIDYEIMPIYELVRSSTAAGHVGARLPNLQRAYDEYLQQFDPCRCVPCQNNGQVVLTGTACKCICKSGYQGDACEETHGRETKTDGVWSCWGPWSSCASGKKTRTRSCTNPPPKDGGAACLGSSAQSQRC, encoded by the exons ATGGGGATGTTTTATCATTTAGTCCTGGTCTTATGCACGTTGCATGTCCTTTTTAGTTACAGTCCGACTGTGAACGCGTCCAGGAGGCCGTGGACATCTGCTGGTACCAG TGGAGCCGAGGGGAGGAAGGCCAGAGCGGCCAACAGACCAGCACCTGTCGAATGCAAGCTGGGGAACTGGGGCTCTTGGAGTCCTTGTACCTCCTGCACAGACAAAAag TTCCGTTTTCGATACTTGGAGAAACCCTCTCAGTTCCAAGGCACCGACTGCATCGACACACTTTGGGAGAAACTGGCGTGTCCGACGGCGACCACAAAGTGTATGGTGCCAGATTACTGCGGCGAGAGCTTCACCTGCGAAGGAACAG GGCGCTGCGTCAGCCAGTCGCTTCGCTGCAACGGGGACTACGACTGCGAGGACCTGTCCGATGAGAGCGGCTGTGCGTCTTTCAACCAGCGGGACGACAAGTGCGCCAGCATCCTGTCAATTCCTGGCGCTGAACGAGGCACTCAGGG TTTCCACATCTTAAGTGGAGAACTTATGGATCATGTACTTGACTCAAAGTACTTTGGAGGACAGTGCGAATATGTCTACAATGGTGAATGGAGGAAGTTCGCCTATGATGCATTCTGTGAGAATCTGCACTACAACGAGGATCTAAAAAacttcagaaagccctacaactATCATTCCTACCGTTTTGTG GCTGAAGCCACGTCTGAGGGCTCCAGCGAATACTACGAAGATGCGTTGAGCCTTCTCAAtgcgaggaaggaggagaggtcTGGCAATGCTGGGTTTACAGTAGGGGTGGCCTACGTGGAAGTGGGACTGAAGGCTAGCGCGGAAACGACCTTCCTCACGAACATAACGAAGCATAGGAGCCAG GACTCGGCATTCGTGAGGCTTTCCTCCAAAGTGCAAACTGCTCGGTTCAAGATGAGAACCGATAAGCTGATGCTTCACGAGGATTTCTACGTGGCGCTGATGGATCTTCCGGAGCAGTACGACTTTGGGATGTATTCCCGCCTCTTCAACACCTTTGGCACCCACTACGTCACAGAGGGAACTATGGGAGGAACCCTTGAATATGTTTTGGTTCTCGACAAAAAATCTGTGTTGGACTCAA AGCTCGAGGGCAGTGAGATCGGTGGATGCTTAGGTGCTTCGCTTGGACTAGGGAAACCATTTGGTACCCAAGTAACAGCAGGCCTTAAACTGAAAGGAAACCTGTGTGGCAAAACAGGAGACTTTCAAGGAG AGACACATGCGAGTTCAGTTTCGGTCGAGGACATTGTCACCTTAGTAAAGGGCGGTATCACAtacagcagcagcggcttgCTGGCCATCAGAAACCCGGACACCTACAAGGCCTGGGGAGCCAGCCTCCAGTACAACCCGGCGCTTATCGATTATGAG ATCATGCCCATCTATGAGCTGGTGCGCAGCAGCACGGCCGCGGGCCACGTGGGCGCGAGGCTGCCCAACCTGCAGCGCGCGTACGACGAGTATCTGCAGCAGTTCGACCCGTGCCGCTGCGTCCCCTGCCAGAACAACGGGCAGGTCGTCCTCACGGGCACCGCCTGCAAGTGCATCTGCAAGTCCGGCTACCAGGGAGACGCCTGCGAGGAGACGCACGGAAGAG agaCCAAGACGGACGGGGTTTGGTCCTGCTGGGGGCCCTGGTCGTCCTGTGCGTCGGGGAAGAAGACTCGGACGAGGAGCTGCACCAACCCCCCGCCTAAGGACGGCGGAGCCGCGTGCCTCGGCTCCTCTGCCCAGTCCCAGAGATGCTAG